The Halofilum ochraceum DNA window GCTATGGCATGTACCGTTATCGCCACCTGAATCTCGGGTGGCTGATCTGGTTCATCTACCTGCCGCTGGTCATGCCCGATATCGTCTACGGGATCTCGCAGATGACTTTCTTCGTGCAGATCCACGAGGCGACAGGCCTGTTGAAACCGGGACTGCTGACGATGATCATCGCGCATATCTCGTTCCAGATCCCGTTCGTCGCCCTGCTGGTGTACTCGCGGCTGCTGCAGCTCGACCCGCTCCTTTTCGAGGCGACCCAGGACCTGTACGCGACCCCCTGGCAGCGGGCATGGCATTTCATCATTCCCACGCTCCAGGCGGCGCTGATCTCGGCGTTTTTCCTGTCGTTCACGCTGTCGATCGACGATTTCGTGATCAGCTTCTTTACCGCAGGTCCCGAGAGCACAACGCTCCCGATCTTCATCTGGAGTGCGATCAAGAAGGGCATTACCCCCGAGATCAACGCGATCTCGACACTGATGATCGTCGCCGTCTTCACGGCCGCGGCGATCAGTTATGCCATCCAGCGGGCGAAGCCCGTGAGCAAACCGTCACAACAGTGACAATGGAGTCCGACCCATGAGACCCATCATAAAACCCGTGGTGATGTCACTCCTGGGCAGTCTGGC harbors:
- a CDS encoding ABC transporter permease; protein product: MRRANFQRGLRAWWYIVLFFLYAPLAIVVLFSFNSTRTYSTFKGFSLEWYVKLFANETIVNAIYNSLTLAIVSSTLATVLGAILGYGMYRYRHLNLGWLIWFIYLPLVMPDIVYGISQMTFFVQIHEATGLLKPGLLTMIIAHISFQIPFVALLVYSRLLQLDPLLFEATQDLYATPWQRAWHFIIPTLQAALISAFFLSFTLSIDDFVISFFTAGPESTTLPIFIWSAIKKGITPEINAISTLMIVAVFTAAAISYAIQRAKPVSKPSQQ